The DNA window GACCAGCGCCTCACCAATCGACGGTCCTAGGCACTGACACCAGAACACGTCGCAGATATCATCGCCCCCATAGCGGTATTCGAGCTGTCGCCCAACGGCGACGAAAAAGATGGCCGGCGCAACGATGTCGTGGGATACGCCATCGGCAATGACCTCGACTTGTCCCGTGCGAAGGTGGACCATCTCGATCTGGCTGCCGTGTAGCGGGCCAAATCGCTCCCGATCCATATAGCGGCTCTGGCCGAAAACAAACCTGAGTTCATCAGGGAATAATTTCATTCCAGATACCTTTGTTAGGCTAGGCCATGCTGAAGCAATCCAGAAAAGCCAAAATCAGCCAAAAATTAGGCAATTTCCGTCCCCTACGCCTGCCCACTCAATCAGCATGGTTCATTTGGGACAAGTATTCACTTTGAAGACAAGTTTGCTGCCTTGAGCCGCGTGCCTCTCTTGCGGCATTCTGCAAGAAAATCGGGAGGGCAGCGTGAGCCTCAAGCAACTGATCCGTGCCGGGCATGGCAGCGTTAAGTCGGACTTGGTGATTGCCAACGGCAAGCTTATCAACGTTGCCTCGGCCGAGATCTATCCGGCCGACGTCGCCATTAAGGACGGGCATATCGTCGCAATCGGTGATGTCAGCCATTGTATTGGGCCCAATACAGTCATCCACGATGCCAGCGGACGCTATCTTGCCCCCGGTCTTATCGACGGCCATCTCCACGTCGAGTGTTCCAAGCTATCGGTCACCAGCTTTGCCAAGCTGGTGGTTCCCTTGGGCACAACCTCGATCGTCTCGGGCCTCGACCAGATTCTGGTGGTTGCCGGCCTTGAAGGATCGCGGCATTTTCTCGATGAGGCCAACGCCAGCCCGCTGACCATTCACTGGGGTGCCCCCTGCAAGACGCCCTACACCATGCCACGCTCCACCGTCGGCCATTATTTCAGCCCGGCCGACCACCGCGTCGCTCAAGAGTGGCCGGAGTGCGTTGGTGTTTGGGAAACGGTGCGCGAATTCATCCAGGAAGAGGACGCCGACGTCCTCGAAGCCCTGGAAATCGCGCAGAAGAACAAGCTGCCGGTCTTCGGCTGCGCGCCGATGTGCCGCGGCCACAAGCTGGCTGCTTATGCCAGCGCCGGCATTCGGCTCGATCACGAAAGCTACACCGTCGAGGAAACGCTGGAGAAGCTGCGCAACGGCATGTTCGTGGTCATTCGCGAGAGCTCGATCAGCCATTTCCTCAAGGAGAACATTCAGGTCGCGACCAAGCTGGCGCCCAAAGCGTCCCATCGCGTCAGCTTCTGCACCGACGATGTGGTGGCCACCGACGTTCTGAAGCGCGGCCACGTCGACAATATGGTTCGCATGGCGATCGCCGAAGGCGTGCCGCCGATCGAAGCGATCCAGATGGCAACCATCAATTCGGCCGTCGCCTATCGCATCGACCATAAGGTCGGCCTGATCGCGCCGGGGCGCCAAGCCGACATTCTCATCGTCGACAGCCCCGAAAGCTTCCATGTCAAAGAGGTGATCGCCAAGGGCGAGCTGGTGGCGCGCGGCGGCAAGATGGTGAAGACGCTCGTCCCACCGCTTCGCCCGGCTTTCCTGACCGATACCATCAAGGCCAAGCCGGTGTCGGCCGCCGATCTCGAGGTTCGGTCCGACGCCGGTGCCGTCAAGGTGCTGGCCATGAACATGTCGCTCGACGTGCCCTTCGTGCGCAACCGGCGCGACGCGGTGCTGAAGGTCAGCGGCGGGATCGTCGCGCCGGATGTCGCCCAAGATGTTCTCTACGTCACGGTGGTCGAGCGCTACGGCAAGACCACCAACAGGCCGGTTGCCTTCGTATCGGGGTTCGGCCTCAAGCGCGGCGCCATGGCGACCTCGACGGCGCCCGATGACAACAACATCGTCTGCATCGGCACCAACGCCGCCGACATGGCGGTGGCCATCAACTGGATCATCGAGAAGGGCGGCGGTCAGGCCTTTGTCGAGGATGGCAAGGTGACGGTGGGCCTGGAGCTGCCGATCGGCGGCATCGTCTCGGACATCGATCCCGAGGAGATGGCGGTGAAGGAAGACGCGCTTGACGCGGCGGCCCGCGCTGCCGGCTGCACGCTCGAATGGCCGTTCATGAACATGTTCGTGCTGTCGATCACCGCCATTCCCGAATATGCGATTACCGATATCGGCGCCATTGATTGCGTCGGCCTCAAGGTGTTCGACCCGATACTTGAAAACATCTGAGCGGAACCGCCGTGGGTGCCGGTACCAAGTCCGGGACGGCAAAAAAGGGGAACGGAACCATGAAACTCGCCTTCCTGGGGGCGGCTGCCCTCGCCTCACTGAGTCTTATCAGCGGAGCCGCGCAGGCCGGAGCGCCGACCAAGCTCGGCATCGGCATGATCCTCGCCACCGGCCCCGAAGCCGACTGGGACGCCACGCTGCTGCGCGACATCGATACTGTTACCAAGGAGGCCCCGCACGGCCTCAAGATTACGACCAAACACGTTGACGGCGTCGAGGGCGAGAAGGCCAAGGACGCCATGGAACTGCTCGCCAAGTCGGGCAAGTACCAGGTGATCTGGGCGCATAGCTCCTATTCCGATCAGGTGAAGGCGCTGAAGGACAAATATCCGGACGTGCTGTTCGTGGTGGTCGGCTCGGGCAACGAGGGACTCGGTGGCAACGTCTATTATGACTACAAGCGGGTGCACGAACCGTCGTACCTGCTCGGTGTGCTGGCCGGCCGGCTGACCAAGTCGGATACCGTCGGC is part of the Pleomorphomonas sp. PLEO genome and encodes:
- a CDS encoding adenine deaminase C-terminal domain-containing protein, encoding MSLKQLIRAGHGSVKSDLVIANGKLINVASAEIYPADVAIKDGHIVAIGDVSHCIGPNTVIHDASGRYLAPGLIDGHLHVECSKLSVTSFAKLVVPLGTTSIVSGLDQILVVAGLEGSRHFLDEANASPLTIHWGAPCKTPYTMPRSTVGHYFSPADHRVAQEWPECVGVWETVREFIQEEDADVLEALEIAQKNKLPVFGCAPMCRGHKLAAYASAGIRLDHESYTVEETLEKLRNGMFVVIRESSISHFLKENIQVATKLAPKASHRVSFCTDDVVATDVLKRGHVDNMVRMAIAEGVPPIEAIQMATINSAVAYRIDHKVGLIAPGRQADILIVDSPESFHVKEVIAKGELVARGGKMVKTLVPPLRPAFLTDTIKAKPVSAADLEVRSDAGAVKVLAMNMSLDVPFVRNRRDAVLKVSGGIVAPDVAQDVLYVTVVERYGKTTNRPVAFVSGFGLKRGAMATSTAPDDNNIVCIGTNAADMAVAINWIIEKGGGQAFVEDGKVTVGLELPIGGIVSDIDPEEMAVKEDALDAAARAAGCTLEWPFMNMFVLSITAIPEYAITDIGAIDCVGLKVFDPILENI